A stretch of Hoplias malabaricus isolate fHopMal1 chromosome 10, fHopMal1.hap1, whole genome shotgun sequence DNA encodes these proteins:
- the esco1 gene encoding N-acetyltransferase ESCO1 isoform X2, whose product MPYPKRKMQPPEPQVKKKKVDQSLVASDKPGITSLFTRRSLRTGATLRKSLVESKNKTLIQDERETRRSTRLKTAPKKQTSRKKLKLSNISAASVNLDSKSGAKISKISGDKLCQNLKVLKKSSRKYARSMKSVKCPSPPSETICTASTAHDPVLIDHNYGQHPDLKSEETTMQDRKSVTGITGLNDQDTAVYHSVMQEGQDSEGKIKSKISSHDQKQLSTDPIEKVTVTVDAKVSVMRKSPPPLQALFTVIQETSFNGKNIANVGEVEVVNTCSLEETVQSTEIFCAPESSMTSETYLKLDDIEIEHCVVEIVTDDLGASENNPQPFKDLQKSDALKDTSIAVVCKETTSTPSLPQENDSTQCSPAQTSDEPHKKQAMNPQARTKARLAALAEERAAAAKRPPPKQLNLLALCEEIADDIASDTTAAAITVEAEEIKEESTHSYKKQSEIEETSVPSVSSDLPPPETPMEDTYEHKVKGNIPKKRFFLSQISVPLKIQEKKKLSRFQRLRQVELQRDKLTWTQVKKLKSDQASQDSAKYSTHTLLPVALSNSDVNSPSSPSSGLMTDNVSKVALVERRTVLPAMAPPMPNGITSPKPKPAVEYKPYNPRPKYSPDDFELDEPEEETSKPAILKQEGRTESSLSLKEDPSKPLENNASILKPAEGMLKASNQQERIQKTSTENSQLTNSSSCDMGSDTELQKECKNDVKTSTGGEQTGTDKTPNAFGAVTCNVCGMLYSPSATEDETQHLLFHNQFISAVRYVGWKKERILREYPDGKVILVLPDDPKYALKKVEEIREMVDNDLGFQQVESKVPSQTKTFLFISNDKKVAGCLIAEHIQEGYRVIEEPVPEGSEGEKVMFERQRAWCCSTVPEPAVCGISRIWVFSMMRRRGIASRMIECLRNNFIYGSHLRKDEIAFSDPTPDGKLFATHYCGTSQFLVYNFVSGTRLT is encoded by the exons aTGCCGTATCCCAAAAGAAAAATGCAACCCCCTGAGCCACAAgtcaagaaaaaaaaggttGATCAGAGTCTTGTAGCCTCCGATAAACCTGGTATAACATCTCTGTTCACCCGGAGGTCTTTGAGGACAGGAGCAACACTGAGGAAAAGTTTGGTTGAGTCTAAAAACAAGACTCTGATTCAAGATGAGAGGGAAACTCGTCGATCCACCAGGCTAAAAACAGCTCCAAAGAAACAGACAAGTAGAAAAAAGCTGAAATTATCAAATATATCTGCTGCATCAGTAAACCTGGATTCCAAATCTGGTGCTAAAATTTCAAAGATATCTGGAGATAAATTGTGTCAGAATTTAAAAGTCCTGAAAAAAAGCAGTAGGAAATACGCTAGAAGCATGAAGAGTGTTAAATGCCCATCTCCTCCTTCCGAAACAATTTGCACAGCATCAACAGCGCATGACCCTGTGCTTATAGACCACAATTATGGTCAACACCCTGATTTAAAAAGTGAAGAGACAACAATGCAAGACAGAAAAAGTGTGACAGGAATCACTGGACTGAATGACCAAGATACTGCCGTGTACCATTCAGTGATGCAGGAGGGACAAGACTCGGAgggtaaaataaaaagtaaaatatcaAGTCATGATCAAAAACAACTGTCCACTGACCCAATTGAAAAAGTCACTGTAACTGTAGATGCCAAGGTAAGTGTGATGAGAAAGTCTCCACCACCTCTACAAGCTCTTTTTACAGTTATTCAAGAGACTAGCTTTAATGGCAAAAACATTGCTAATGTGGGCGAAGTTGAGGTGGTGAATACATGTTCTTTAGAGGAAACAGTTCAGAGTACAGAAATATTTTGTGCTCCAGAGTCCTCTATGACCTCAGAGACCTATCTGAAGCTGGATGATATTGAAATTGAGCACTGTGTGGTTGAGATAGTAACTGATGACCTTGGTGCCTCAGAAAACAATCCCCAACCATTCAAGGATTTGCAGAAGTCAGATGCATTAAAAGACACCAGCATAGCTGTGGTCTGCAAAGAGACCACTTCAACTCCTTCTCTGCCACAGGAAAATGACTCAACACAGTGTTCCCCTGCACAGACCAGTGATGAACCGCACAAGAAGCAGGCAATGAACCCTCAGGCCAGAACCAAGGCACGTCTGGCAGCACTGGCTGAGGAGAGAGCAGCTGCTGCTAAGAGACCACCCCCTAAGCAGCtcaacctcttggctttgtgtGAGGAAATTGCAGATGATATTGCATCTGACACAACAGCAGCTGCAATCACTGTAGAAGCAGAAGAGATCAAAGAAGAAAGCACTCATTCTTATAAAAAACAGAGTGAAATAGAAGAAACATCAGTTCCATCTGTTTCCAGTGACCTCCCTCCCCCTGAAACCCCTATGGAGGATACCTATGAACACAAGGTAAAGGGGAACATACCCAAAAAACGCTTCTTCCTCAGCCAAATATCAGTTCCCCTCAAAattcaggagaaaaaaaaactctcccGTTTTCAGAGACTGCGGCAGGTGGAACTGCAACGGGACAAACTTACTTGGACACAAGTTAAGAAGCTCAAGTCTGACCAAGCCAGTCAGGATAGTGCAAAATATtccacacacactttgttaCCTGTTGCATTGTCAAACAGTGATGTAAACTCTCCTAGCTCCCCATCCTCAGGTCTGATGACAGATAATGTGTCCAAAGTGGCATTAGTTGAACGCAGAACAGTTCTTCCTGCTATGGCTCCCCCCATGCCCAATGGTATTACCAGTCCAAAACCCAAACCTGCTGTAGAGTATAAGCCGTACAATCCCAGACCAAAGTATTCACCAGATGACTTTGAACTGGATGAACCAGAAGAAGAGACTAGCAAGCCAGCTATCCTCAAACAGgag GGCAGAACAGAGTCTTCTTTATCCTTAAAAGAAGATCCCTCTAAACCTTTGGAAAATAATGCAAGTATCTTAAAACCTGCAG AGGGTATGTTGAAAGCCTCCAACCAGCAAGAACGTATTCAAAAGACATCAACAGAGAATTCACAACTTACAAATAG taGTAGCTGTGACATGGGATCAGACACAGAGCTTCAGAAAGAGTGTAAGAATGATGTAAAAACAAGTACTGGAGGAGAGCAAACTGGCACA GACAAAACACCAAATGCATTTGGAGCAGTGACCTGCAACGTGTGTGGGATGCTGTACTCACCATCTGCTACAGAAGATGAGACCCAACACCTGCTCTTCCACAACCAGTTTATCAGTGCTGTGAGATATGTG GGATGGAAGAAGGAGAGGATTTTAAGGGAGTACCCAGATGGAAAGGTTATACTTGTGCTCCCAGATGACCCCAAGTATGCATTGAAAAAG GTGGAGGAGATTAGAGAAATGGTCGACAATGACTTGGGATTCCAGCAGGTAGAATCTAAGGTCCCCTCCCAGACCAAAACCTTCCTCTTCATTTCAAATGACAAGAAAGTGGCTGGGTGCCTCATTGCTGAGCATATTCAGGAG GGCTACAGGGTGATAGAGGAGCCAGTCCCGGAGGGCTCAGAAGGGGAGAAAGTAATGTTTGAGCGACAAAGAGCCTGGTGCTGCTCTACAGTTCCAGAGCCAGCTG
- the esco1 gene encoding N-acetyltransferase ESCO1 isoform X3 — translation MPYPKRKMQPPEPQVKKKKVDQSLVASDKPGITSLFTRRSLRTGATLRKSLVESKNKTLIQDERETRRSTRLKTAPKKQTSRKKLKLSNISAASVNLDSKSGAKISKISGDKLCQNLKVLKKSSRKYARSMKSVKCPSPPSETICTASTAHDPVLIDHNYGQHPDLKSEETTMQDRKSVTGITGLNDQDTAVYHSVMQEGQDSEGKIKSKISSHDQKQLSTDPIEKVTVTVDAKVSVMRKSPPPLQALFTVIQETSFNGKNIANVGEVEVVNTCSLEETVQSTEIFCAPESSMTSETYLKLDDIEIEHCVVEIVTDDLGASENNPQPFKDLQKSDALKDTSIAVVCKETTSTPSLPQENDSTQCSPAQTSDEPHKKQAMNPQARTKARLAALAEERAAAAKRPPPKQLNLLALCEEIADDIASDTTAAAITVEAEEIKEESTHSYKKQSEIEETSVPSVSSDLPPPETPMEDTYEHKVKGNIPKKRFFLSQISVPLKIQEKKKLSRFQRLRQVELQRDKLTWTQVKKLKSDQASQDSAKYSTHTLLPVALSNSDVNSPSSPSSGLMTDNVSKVALVERRTVLPAMAPPMPNGITSPKPKPAVEYKPYNPRPKYSPDDFELDEPEEETSKPAILKQEGRTESSLSLKEDPSKPLENNASILKPAEGMLKASNQQERIQKTSTENSQLTNSSCDMGSDTELQKECKNDVKTSTGGEQTGTDKTPNAFGAVTCNVCGMLYSPSATEDETQHLLFHNQFISAVRYVGWKKERILREYPDGKVILVLPDDPKYALKKVEEIREMVDNDLGFQQVESKVPSQTKTFLFISNDKKVAGCLIAEHIQEGYRVIEEPVPEGSEGEKVMFERQRAWCCSTVPEPAVCGISRIWVFSMMRRRGIASRMIECLRNNFIYGSHLRKDEIAFSDPTPDGKLFATHYCGTSQFLVYNFVSGTRLT, via the exons aTGCCGTATCCCAAAAGAAAAATGCAACCCCCTGAGCCACAAgtcaagaaaaaaaaggttGATCAGAGTCTTGTAGCCTCCGATAAACCTGGTATAACATCTCTGTTCACCCGGAGGTCTTTGAGGACAGGAGCAACACTGAGGAAAAGTTTGGTTGAGTCTAAAAACAAGACTCTGATTCAAGATGAGAGGGAAACTCGTCGATCCACCAGGCTAAAAACAGCTCCAAAGAAACAGACAAGTAGAAAAAAGCTGAAATTATCAAATATATCTGCTGCATCAGTAAACCTGGATTCCAAATCTGGTGCTAAAATTTCAAAGATATCTGGAGATAAATTGTGTCAGAATTTAAAAGTCCTGAAAAAAAGCAGTAGGAAATACGCTAGAAGCATGAAGAGTGTTAAATGCCCATCTCCTCCTTCCGAAACAATTTGCACAGCATCAACAGCGCATGACCCTGTGCTTATAGACCACAATTATGGTCAACACCCTGATTTAAAAAGTGAAGAGACAACAATGCAAGACAGAAAAAGTGTGACAGGAATCACTGGACTGAATGACCAAGATACTGCCGTGTACCATTCAGTGATGCAGGAGGGACAAGACTCGGAgggtaaaataaaaagtaaaatatcaAGTCATGATCAAAAACAACTGTCCACTGACCCAATTGAAAAAGTCACTGTAACTGTAGATGCCAAGGTAAGTGTGATGAGAAAGTCTCCACCACCTCTACAAGCTCTTTTTACAGTTATTCAAGAGACTAGCTTTAATGGCAAAAACATTGCTAATGTGGGCGAAGTTGAGGTGGTGAATACATGTTCTTTAGAGGAAACAGTTCAGAGTACAGAAATATTTTGTGCTCCAGAGTCCTCTATGACCTCAGAGACCTATCTGAAGCTGGATGATATTGAAATTGAGCACTGTGTGGTTGAGATAGTAACTGATGACCTTGGTGCCTCAGAAAACAATCCCCAACCATTCAAGGATTTGCAGAAGTCAGATGCATTAAAAGACACCAGCATAGCTGTGGTCTGCAAAGAGACCACTTCAACTCCTTCTCTGCCACAGGAAAATGACTCAACACAGTGTTCCCCTGCACAGACCAGTGATGAACCGCACAAGAAGCAGGCAATGAACCCTCAGGCCAGAACCAAGGCACGTCTGGCAGCACTGGCTGAGGAGAGAGCAGCTGCTGCTAAGAGACCACCCCCTAAGCAGCtcaacctcttggctttgtgtGAGGAAATTGCAGATGATATTGCATCTGACACAACAGCAGCTGCAATCACTGTAGAAGCAGAAGAGATCAAAGAAGAAAGCACTCATTCTTATAAAAAACAGAGTGAAATAGAAGAAACATCAGTTCCATCTGTTTCCAGTGACCTCCCTCCCCCTGAAACCCCTATGGAGGATACCTATGAACACAAGGTAAAGGGGAACATACCCAAAAAACGCTTCTTCCTCAGCCAAATATCAGTTCCCCTCAAAattcaggagaaaaaaaaactctcccGTTTTCAGAGACTGCGGCAGGTGGAACTGCAACGGGACAAACTTACTTGGACACAAGTTAAGAAGCTCAAGTCTGACCAAGCCAGTCAGGATAGTGCAAAATATtccacacacactttgttaCCTGTTGCATTGTCAAACAGTGATGTAAACTCTCCTAGCTCCCCATCCTCAGGTCTGATGACAGATAATGTGTCCAAAGTGGCATTAGTTGAACGCAGAACAGTTCTTCCTGCTATGGCTCCCCCCATGCCCAATGGTATTACCAGTCCAAAACCCAAACCTGCTGTAGAGTATAAGCCGTACAATCCCAGACCAAAGTATTCACCAGATGACTTTGAACTGGATGAACCAGAAGAAGAGACTAGCAAGCCAGCTATCCTCAAACAGgag GGCAGAACAGAGTCTTCTTTATCCTTAAAAGAAGATCCCTCTAAACCTTTGGAAAATAATGCAAGTATCTTAAAACCTGCAG AGGGTATGTTGAAAGCCTCCAACCAGCAAGAACGTATTCAAAAGACATCAACAGAGAATTCACAACTTACAAATAG TAGCTGTGACATGGGATCAGACACAGAGCTTCAGAAAGAGTGTAAGAATGATGTAAAAACAAGTACTGGAGGAGAGCAAACTGGCACA GACAAAACACCAAATGCATTTGGAGCAGTGACCTGCAACGTGTGTGGGATGCTGTACTCACCATCTGCTACAGAAGATGAGACCCAACACCTGCTCTTCCACAACCAGTTTATCAGTGCTGTGAGATATGTG GGATGGAAGAAGGAGAGGATTTTAAGGGAGTACCCAGATGGAAAGGTTATACTTGTGCTCCCAGATGACCCCAAGTATGCATTGAAAAAG GTGGAGGAGATTAGAGAAATGGTCGACAATGACTTGGGATTCCAGCAGGTAGAATCTAAGGTCCCCTCCCAGACCAAAACCTTCCTCTTCATTTCAAATGACAAGAAAGTGGCTGGGTGCCTCATTGCTGAGCATATTCAGGAG GGCTACAGGGTGATAGAGGAGCCAGTCCCGGAGGGCTCAGAAGGGGAGAAAGTAATGTTTGAGCGACAAAGAGCCTGGTGCTGCTCTACAGTTCCAGAGCCAGCTG
- the esco1 gene encoding N-acetyltransferase ESCO1 isoform X1 produces the protein MPYPKRKMQPPEPQVKKKKVDQSLVASDKPGITSLFTRRSLRTGATLRKSLVESKNKTLIQDERETRRSTRLKTAPKKQTSRKKLKLSNISAASVNLDSKSGAKISKISGDKLCQNLKVLKKSSRKYARSMKSVKCPSPPSETICTASTAHDPVLIDHNYGQHPDLKSEETTMQDRKSVTGITGLNDQDTAVYHSVMQEGQDSEGKIKSKISSHDQKQLSTDPIEKVTVTVDAKVSVMRKSPPPLQALFTVIQETSFNGKNIANVGEVEVVNTCSLEETVQSTEIFCAPESSMTSETYLKLDDIEIEHCVVEIVTDDLGASENNPQPFKDLQKSDALKDTSIAVVCKETTSTPSLPQENDSTQCSPAQTSDEPHKKQAMNPQARTKARLAALAEERAAAAKRPPPKQLNLLALCEEIADDIASDTTAAAITVEAEEIKEESTHSYKKQSEIEETSVPSVSSDLPPPETPMEDTYEHKVKGNIPKKRFFLSQISVPLKIQEKKKLSRFQRLRQVELQRDKLTWTQVKKLKSDQASQDSAKYSTHTLLPVALSNSDVNSPSSPSSGLMTDNVSKVALVERRTVLPAMAPPMPNGITSPKPKPAVEYKPYNPRPKYSPDDFELDEPEEETSKPAILKQEGRTESSLSLKEDPSKPLENNASILKPAEGMLKASNQQERIQKTSTENSQLTNSVIYFHFSSSCDMGSDTELQKECKNDVKTSTGGEQTGTDKTPNAFGAVTCNVCGMLYSPSATEDETQHLLFHNQFISAVRYVGWKKERILREYPDGKVILVLPDDPKYALKKVEEIREMVDNDLGFQQVESKVPSQTKTFLFISNDKKVAGCLIAEHIQEGYRVIEEPVPEGSEGEKVMFERQRAWCCSTVPEPAVCGISRIWVFSMMRRRGIASRMIECLRNNFIYGSHLRKDEIAFSDPTPDGKLFATHYCGTSQFLVYNFVSGTRLT, from the exons aTGCCGTATCCCAAAAGAAAAATGCAACCCCCTGAGCCACAAgtcaagaaaaaaaaggttGATCAGAGTCTTGTAGCCTCCGATAAACCTGGTATAACATCTCTGTTCACCCGGAGGTCTTTGAGGACAGGAGCAACACTGAGGAAAAGTTTGGTTGAGTCTAAAAACAAGACTCTGATTCAAGATGAGAGGGAAACTCGTCGATCCACCAGGCTAAAAACAGCTCCAAAGAAACAGACAAGTAGAAAAAAGCTGAAATTATCAAATATATCTGCTGCATCAGTAAACCTGGATTCCAAATCTGGTGCTAAAATTTCAAAGATATCTGGAGATAAATTGTGTCAGAATTTAAAAGTCCTGAAAAAAAGCAGTAGGAAATACGCTAGAAGCATGAAGAGTGTTAAATGCCCATCTCCTCCTTCCGAAACAATTTGCACAGCATCAACAGCGCATGACCCTGTGCTTATAGACCACAATTATGGTCAACACCCTGATTTAAAAAGTGAAGAGACAACAATGCAAGACAGAAAAAGTGTGACAGGAATCACTGGACTGAATGACCAAGATACTGCCGTGTACCATTCAGTGATGCAGGAGGGACAAGACTCGGAgggtaaaataaaaagtaaaatatcaAGTCATGATCAAAAACAACTGTCCACTGACCCAATTGAAAAAGTCACTGTAACTGTAGATGCCAAGGTAAGTGTGATGAGAAAGTCTCCACCACCTCTACAAGCTCTTTTTACAGTTATTCAAGAGACTAGCTTTAATGGCAAAAACATTGCTAATGTGGGCGAAGTTGAGGTGGTGAATACATGTTCTTTAGAGGAAACAGTTCAGAGTACAGAAATATTTTGTGCTCCAGAGTCCTCTATGACCTCAGAGACCTATCTGAAGCTGGATGATATTGAAATTGAGCACTGTGTGGTTGAGATAGTAACTGATGACCTTGGTGCCTCAGAAAACAATCCCCAACCATTCAAGGATTTGCAGAAGTCAGATGCATTAAAAGACACCAGCATAGCTGTGGTCTGCAAAGAGACCACTTCAACTCCTTCTCTGCCACAGGAAAATGACTCAACACAGTGTTCCCCTGCACAGACCAGTGATGAACCGCACAAGAAGCAGGCAATGAACCCTCAGGCCAGAACCAAGGCACGTCTGGCAGCACTGGCTGAGGAGAGAGCAGCTGCTGCTAAGAGACCACCCCCTAAGCAGCtcaacctcttggctttgtgtGAGGAAATTGCAGATGATATTGCATCTGACACAACAGCAGCTGCAATCACTGTAGAAGCAGAAGAGATCAAAGAAGAAAGCACTCATTCTTATAAAAAACAGAGTGAAATAGAAGAAACATCAGTTCCATCTGTTTCCAGTGACCTCCCTCCCCCTGAAACCCCTATGGAGGATACCTATGAACACAAGGTAAAGGGGAACATACCCAAAAAACGCTTCTTCCTCAGCCAAATATCAGTTCCCCTCAAAattcaggagaaaaaaaaactctcccGTTTTCAGAGACTGCGGCAGGTGGAACTGCAACGGGACAAACTTACTTGGACACAAGTTAAGAAGCTCAAGTCTGACCAAGCCAGTCAGGATAGTGCAAAATATtccacacacactttgttaCCTGTTGCATTGTCAAACAGTGATGTAAACTCTCCTAGCTCCCCATCCTCAGGTCTGATGACAGATAATGTGTCCAAAGTGGCATTAGTTGAACGCAGAACAGTTCTTCCTGCTATGGCTCCCCCCATGCCCAATGGTATTACCAGTCCAAAACCCAAACCTGCTGTAGAGTATAAGCCGTACAATCCCAGACCAAAGTATTCACCAGATGACTTTGAACTGGATGAACCAGAAGAAGAGACTAGCAAGCCAGCTATCCTCAAACAGgag GGCAGAACAGAGTCTTCTTTATCCTTAAAAGAAGATCCCTCTAAACCTTTGGAAAATAATGCAAGTATCTTAAAACCTGCAG AGGGTATGTTGAAAGCCTCCAACCAGCAAGAACGTATTCAAAAGACATCAACAGAGAATTCACAACTTACAAATAG tgtgatttattttcatttcagtaGTAGCTGTGACATGGGATCAGACACAGAGCTTCAGAAAGAGTGTAAGAATGATGTAAAAACAAGTACTGGAGGAGAGCAAACTGGCACA GACAAAACACCAAATGCATTTGGAGCAGTGACCTGCAACGTGTGTGGGATGCTGTACTCACCATCTGCTACAGAAGATGAGACCCAACACCTGCTCTTCCACAACCAGTTTATCAGTGCTGTGAGATATGTG GGATGGAAGAAGGAGAGGATTTTAAGGGAGTACCCAGATGGAAAGGTTATACTTGTGCTCCCAGATGACCCCAAGTATGCATTGAAAAAG GTGGAGGAGATTAGAGAAATGGTCGACAATGACTTGGGATTCCAGCAGGTAGAATCTAAGGTCCCCTCCCAGACCAAAACCTTCCTCTTCATTTCAAATGACAAGAAAGTGGCTGGGTGCCTCATTGCTGAGCATATTCAGGAG GGCTACAGGGTGATAGAGGAGCCAGTCCCGGAGGGCTCAGAAGGGGAGAAAGTAATGTTTGAGCGACAAAGAGCCTGGTGCTGCTCTACAGTTCCAGAGCCAGCTG